The window ATCACGGTCACCGGCGAGCACTGGGCGTGGCCCGCGATGCTGGCGGGCCTGCCCGCCCTGTTCGGTGTCGCGTCCGGGGTCGGCATCGCGCTGTCCGCGGTCGCGGTGTCGCCCGGCGTCGATCCACGCCGCCGGGTCGGTCCGAACGACGCCGGCGGCGACCTGTCGGTGCAGGCGCCGGTGGCCCTGTGGTCGACGATGCTGCTGGTCACGCCGACCGCCGCGGCGGCGGTGATCGGCTACCTCCTGCTCCCCGCCTGGGGACCGTGGGTCGTGGTGGTCGTGGGGGTGGTCAACGGATGGCTCGGGTACTGGGTGCTCGGCAGGATGGTGATCGGCTACCTGAGCGGGCGGCTGCCGACACTGTTCACCAGGATCCGCTACGGCCGCAGCGACGGCGGCAGCCCGGTCGGCGTGCTCGGCTGGCTGGAGTCGACGGCGCAGAAGTCCGAGGAGGACGCGCGGGCGGCGAAGGAGAAGGAGAAGGCCGAGCAGGCCGGGAAGCGTGCCGTGGAGCGGGAGAAGGTCGACGTGTGAGCGCCTGGTCGCTCCGCTCAGGCGAAGAGGCGCTGGCCGTTGGGCTCCGGGTGGATGCCGCAGGCGCGCAGCGCGGCCCACATGGTGACCTGGTTGGCCGACAGCACCGGCTTGCCGAGCGCCTGCTCCAGCGGGGCGATGGCGTCGTATGTGGGCAGGTTGGTGCAGCTGAGGAAGATCGCCTCGGCGTCGGGGTGGTCGGCGGCGATCGCGAGCTGGGCGACCTCGCCGTACGGCACGTGCCAGATGTGGTCGAGCAGGCCGAGGTGCGCACTGGAGGTGACGGTGACGCCTGCCTCGCCGAGGAAGTCGTGCAGTTTCACGGTCATGCTCTCGACGTACGGCGTGGCGACCGCGAGGCGGTGCACCCCCAGCAGCTCCAGCGCCTCGAGCAGTGCGCCCGACGCGGTCAGCGCGGCGGGAGCGCCGGTGGCCGACATCGCCTCGCGCAGCTCGCGCTCGCCGTCCATGCCGCCGACGAAGCTGCCGGACGTGCACAGGTAGGCCACGACCTCCGGTTCGGCGGTGAGCACCTCCGCCGTCCCCGACTGGACGATGCTCGTCTCGCTCACCAGCCGGGCCATCTCGACGGTGACGGGCACGGCGAGCCGCGGCGTGCGGGTGACGTAGAGCGAGACGTCGTCGGGGACCCAGCGCCAGACCTCGCGGTCGAGCGCGAAGTCGTACGGCGTCACGATGCCGATCCCGTGCTGCGGCACGAGGTCTCGGGTGATCTGTACGGTGCCGAAGGCCACCTCAGCGGCCACGGTTCCGCCGCCTGGTTCCAACCAGCCACCACCTTCTGCGCGGAATGTGCGAGTTGTTGACAATCCTACGATTGCTGTTTAGTGTCCGCGCGTGTCCGCACGTCCGGTGATCACTGTTCTCTGCGATGAGTCGCGCCCCTCGGGCATGGCCGAGGTCGAAGCGCTCTGCGAGGTACGTTACGCCTCCGCGGTGGAGCTGCCCACCGCCCTGGCCGGCGCGGACGTCCTGTTCATGTGGGACTTCCTCTCTCGCGCGCTGGAGCGGGCCTGGCCGTCCGCCGACCGGCTCCGCTGGATCCACCAGGCCGGTGCCGGCGTCGACCGGATCCTCCTGCCCGGCGTGGTCGAGAGCGACGTCGTGGTCACGAACTCGCGCAACGTGTTCGACCGGTCGATCGCGGAGTACGTCCTCGGCCTGGTGCTCGCGTTCGCCAAGGACACCGCGCGCACCCTGGACCTGCAGCGCAGGCACACCTGGCGGCACAGGGACACCGAGATGGTCGACGGGCGCAATGCCGTCGTCGTCGGCGTCGGGCCGATCGGCCGCGAGACCGCGCGGCTGCTCCGTGGCGTCGGGATGTCGGTCCGCGGCGTCGGGCGTACGGCACGGGCCGGCGACGGCGACTTCGGCGAGATCGTCGCGTCCGCGGACCTGCACGTCACCCTGCGCGACGCCGACTACGTCGTCATCGCCGCTCCGCTCACCGAGAGCACGACGGGCATGTTCGACGCGGCCGCGTTCGAGGCGATGCGGCCGACCGCGCGCCTGGTCAACATCGGCAGGGGTGAGATCGTGGTCGAACGCGAGCTCGTCGATGCGCTCGCGTCGGGGCGCATCGCCGGCGCGGCGCTCGACGTCTTCGAGACCGAGCCGCTGCCCGACGACTCGCCCCTGTGGGACATGCCGAACGTCGTCGTCTCGCCGCACATGTCGGCGGACTTCGTCGGCTGGCTCGACGCGCTCGCGGAGGTGTTCGTGGACAACTTCCGCCGGTGGCACGCCGGCGAGCCGTTGCGCAACGTCGTCGACAAGGAGCTGGGATATGTCGCCTCGTAAGGACGAGCTCGCCTTCCACACCGCCACCGAGCTGGTGGCGGCGTACGAGCGGAAGGAGCTCTCGCCCGTCGAGGCGACCACCGCCGTGCTCGAACGCATCGAGGCGGTCGACGGCACCCTCAACGCGTTCTGCGTCGTCGACCGCGACGGCGCGCTCGCTGCCGCGAAGGAGTCGGAGGAGCGCTGGCAGCGCGGCGAGCCGAGCGGTCCAGTCGACGGCGTCCCGACCTCGATCAAGGACATGTTCCTCACCCGCGGCTGGCCGACGCTGCGCGGCTCGCGCACCGTCGAGCCCGACCAGGAGTGGGCGGTCGACGCGCCGTCGGTCGCGCGGCTGCGTGCCGCCGGCGCGGTCCTCGTCGGCAAGACGACGACGCCCGAGCTCGGCTGGAAGGGCGTCACCGACAACACGTTGAGCGGCGTGACCAGGAACCCGTGGGACCCCACCCGCACGCCAGGCGGCTCCAGCGGCGGCAGCTCCGCGGCGGTGGCCGCGGGCATGGGGCAGCTGTCGGTCGGCACCGACGGCGGCGGGTCGGTGCGCATCCCCGGCGCGTTCGCCGGGATCTTCGCGATGAAGCCGACGTACGGCCGCATCCCGCTCTATCCGCCGAGCCCGTTCGGCACGCTGTCGCATGCCGGGCCGATGACGTGGACGGTCGACGACGGCGCGCTCCTGCTCGACGTCATCAGCGCTCCCGACGCGCGCGACTGGTCGGCGCTGTCGCCGCCCGCGGCCTCGTTCCTCGGCGCGATCGGCGGTGGGATCGCGGGCAGGCGCGTCGCGTTCAGCCTCGACCTCGGCTTCGTCGACGTCCATCCCGAGGTCGCCGACCTCGTCCGCACGGCGGTCGGTGCCCTGGTCGAGGCGGGCGCCGACGTCGAGGAGCGCGACCCGGGCTTCGCCGACCCGGTCGAGGCGTTCAGCGTGCTCTGGTACGCGGGCGCGGCGAAGTTCGTCGAGCCGCTGACCGACGAGCAGCGCGCCCTGCTCGACCCCGGCCTGCGCGAGATCACCGCCCAGGGCGCCACGTACTCCGCGCTCGACTACCTAGAGGCCACGGCTCAGCGGATGTCGCTCGGGGTGGCGATGGGCGAGTTCCACGAGACGTACGACCTGCTGGTGACCCCGACCGTGCCGATCCCGGCGTTCACCGCGGGCCGCGAGGTGCCCGAGGACTGGACCGAGTCGCGCTGGACGAGCTGGACGCCGTTCACCTACCCGTTCAACCTCACCCAGCAGCCGGCCGCGACCGTGCCGTGCGGCTTCACCTCGGGTGGCCTGCCCGTCGGCCTGCAGATCGTCGGTGCCCGCCACGCCGACGCCCTCGTGCTCGCCGCCGCCAAGGCCTTCCAGGAGGCCCGCCCGTGGACGGCCACCCGCCCCCAACTGTGAGCGGCTAGCCTCCTACGCCAGGTCGGCGTCGTGGGCCAGCAGGGCGAGCTGGGTGCGGTTGTTGAGGTCGAGCTTGGTGAGCAGCCGGGAG of the Streptosporangiales bacterium genome contains:
- a CDS encoding D-2-hydroxyacid dehydrogenase, whose amino-acid sequence is MAEVEALCEVRYASAVELPTALAGADVLFMWDFLSRALERAWPSADRLRWIHQAGAGVDRILLPGVVESDVVVTNSRNVFDRSIAEYVLGLVLAFAKDTARTLDLQRRHTWRHRDTEMVDGRNAVVVGVGPIGRETARLLRGVGMSVRGVGRTARAGDGDFGEIVASADLHVTLRDADYVVIAAPLTESTTGMFDAAAFEAMRPTARLVNIGRGEIVVERELVDALASGRIAGAALDVFETEPLPDDSPLWDMPNVVVSPHMSADFVGWLDALAEVFVDNFRRWHAGEPLRNVVDKELGYVAS
- a CDS encoding Asp/Glu racemase, which gives rise to MAFGTVQITRDLVPQHGIGIVTPYDFALDREVWRWVPDDVSLYVTRTPRLAVPVTVEMARLVSETSIVQSGTAEVLTAEPEVVAYLCTSGSFVGGMDGERELREAMSATGAPAALTASGALLEALELLGVHRLAVATPYVESMTVKLHDFLGEAGVTVTSSAHLGLLDHIWHVPYGEVAQLAIAADHPDAEAIFLSCTNLPTYDAIAPLEQALGKPVLSANQVTMWAALRACGIHPEPNGQRLFA
- a CDS encoding amidase; translated protein: MSPRKDELAFHTATELVAAYERKELSPVEATTAVLERIEAVDGTLNAFCVVDRDGALAAAKESEERWQRGEPSGPVDGVPTSIKDMFLTRGWPTLRGSRTVEPDQEWAVDAPSVARLRAAGAVLVGKTTTPELGWKGVTDNTLSGVTRNPWDPTRTPGGSSGGSSAAVAAGMGQLSVGTDGGGSVRIPGAFAGIFAMKPTYGRIPLYPPSPFGTLSHAGPMTWTVDDGALLLDVISAPDARDWSALSPPAASFLGAIGGGIAGRRVAFSLDLGFVDVHPEVADLVRTAVGALVEAGADVEERDPGFADPVEAFSVLWYAGAAKFVEPLTDEQRALLDPGLREITAQGATYSALDYLEATAQRMSLGVAMGEFHETYDLLVTPTVPIPAFTAGREVPEDWTESRWTSWTPFTYPFNLTQQPAATVPCGFTSGGLPVGLQIVGARHADALVLAAAKAFQEARPWTATRPQL